A stretch of Phragmites australis chromosome 12, lpPhrAust1.1, whole genome shotgun sequence DNA encodes these proteins:
- the LOC133887009 gene encoding MYB transcription factor 69-like, whose protein sequence is MGRPPCCDKVGIKKGPWTPEEDIILVSYIQEHGPGNWRSVPINTGLMRCSKSCRLRWTNYLRPGIRRGNFTPNEEGIIIHLQSLLGNRWAAIASYLPQRTDNDIKNYWNTHLKKKLKKHQAIGAIFAPPPSSHLSTTLPTAADHVNHHHHLITTTAVSNDSNVRAAGSNPAEVTQLIARRSPFAAPASLDASSSSSSYASSMDNISKLLNGFMKSSPPQNDVADIKPSAAEVNPLLSFEHMPGSALPAFANVLLPQPVLMEHGSYHEPEQQQQQAQAAPLSSIEKWLLDETAEQVVDLMDLSDGCCSVPMMF, encoded by the exons ATGGGGAGGCCGCCGTGCTGCGACAAGGTCGGGATCAAGAAGGGTCCATGGACGCCGGAGGAGGACATCATCCTCGTCTCCTACATCCAGGAGCACGGCCCCGGCAACTGGAGGTCGGTGCCCATCAACACCGGCCTCATGCGGTGCAGCAAGAGCTGCCGCCTCCGCTGGACCAACTACCTCCGCCCTGGGATCAGGCGCGGAAACTTCACCCCCAACGAGGAAGGCATCATCATCCACCTCCAATCCTTGCTAGGCAACAG ATGGGCGGCCATAGCGTCTTACCTCCCGCAGAGGACggacaacgacatcaagaactACTGGAATACCCACctcaagaagaagctcaagaagcacCAAGCCATCGGCGCCATCTTCGCGCCACCTCCCTCCTCTCATCTATCAACCACCCTGCCCACAGCCGCCGACCATGTCAATCACCACCACCACTTGATCACTACTACTGCCGTCTCCAATGACAGCAACGTCCGGGCAGCCGGCAGTAACCCAGCCGAGGTAACCCAGCTCATCGCTCGGCGGTCGCCGTtcgccgccccggcctccctcgaCGCCTCCAGCTCCTCGTCGTCGTACGCCTCCAGCATGGACAATATATCCAAGCTGCTCAATGGGTTCATGAAGAGTTCCCCGCCGCAGAATGACGTTGCCGACATCAAGCCCTCGGCCGCCGAGGTCAACCCTTTGCTGTCCTTCGAACACATGCCCGGTAGTGCGCTACCGGCCTTCGCCAACGTGCTGCTGCCACAGCCAGTGTTGATGGAACACGGCAGTTACCACGAGCccgagcagcagcaacagcaggcACAGGCAGCGCCGCTGTCTTCGATCGAGAAGTGGCTGTTGGACGAGACCGCCGAGCAGGTCGTCGACCTGATGGATCTTTCCGATGGCTGCTGCTCAGTTCCAATGATGTTTTAG